attttagggcgaaaaatcgaaaatttattatccaattgatttccgattgttatggattcaagtctaggtcataaaaatttaaaatttatcgtaaatttacaatttttatggtggtttttaatcataggtttctaattaaattacaattaattatgaaaatcaaattaataattattctaattttcaacaaattaatcataattacaaattagattgcataattaacaagactaggcattcaaacttgttaaacatatgcagtaggtcaatcaaaaattcaagatttatcaacaagaatcgcaaatatttaatttaacatcttaaatttacgaaattttgcattcgaaaaactaaaaccttcgaaaagtcatagttaggcttcgaatttgagaattctgggttcggcagaaaaatattatttttgtcaaaattttagaatgccttttacatgcggaattgacacaaaaatcactcaattcggatgagtaacgaagaaactgccgaaaaactgcgtacgtataattaaataaacgcaatttgcaattaattaaaaattacgaaaattaatcaccccttttaattcttgcaaatttgtaatatttaaccatgttcatgcaatttagattatgaaaataataaggggctcgtgataccactgttaggttatgatacatatgacaattcataaatcatgcggaaaaaccataaacccaggaaaacatattatttacacataatcatttagcatagattagatgcatactctttgttgcgtgccttccctagctgcgcccgaaccgaacaagaacaagtctttaggactccaagtgtcgtccctccgtagatagtccacagcacgtccggatccgccttaagattgaccaactagaatcgcccttaaggtactattattttcggcactttataggcaaatgtgtgactgaatttttctctcaaaaactcactttgaatactttgaaacttgtgttataaattgtgagccctagcctcatatttatagcggtatggaaagggaatcgaaatcctattcagatacaaattaattaaacctagaatcctacaagaactctaatttaattaatttatcaaatagaattaggaatttaatcattaaccgaactctgcatgttttaggaaacgtgcacgaacacaaacacttgcacacacacgcacggcagccacgatgggccccatgcgtgcgcgcgagcagcagcccactcagcgcccgcgcgcgctgcgcgctgcgcgtgatgtgcgcgctgtgcgcgctgtgcgctgcgcgtgctgtgcgcgctgtgcgcgctgcgcgctgcgcgcagcctgctgggcctggccttgcgctgggcctggcgtggctgtttgtgcggcgcgcttggcttgctgggcgatggcctggcttcgtgctgggcctcgtccggcaggcctcgtccgatgcttattcgtacgatgcgcttccgattaaattttccgattccggaattcatttccgatacgaacaatatttaatatttccgattccggaattaatttccgtttcgaacaaatatttaatatttccgtttccggaattattttccgattccggtaatatttccgattctgacaatatttccgtttccggcaatatttccgattctggcaatatttccatttccgataatattttccgacacgtaccatgtttccgtttccggcaacatctacgacttggataatatttatatttccgatacgatccatatttccgtttccggcaatatcatcgtttccggagtattcattccttgcctgtgacgatcttagctcccactgaaaccaagatccgtcggttccgaatattcatagatggagtatttaatgctattaaatacttgatccgtttacgtactatttgtgtgaccctacgggttcagtcaagagtaagcagtGGAttgatatcattaattccacttgaactgaagcggcctctagctaggcattcagctcacttgatctcactgaattattaacttgttaattaatactgaaccgcatttattagacttaacatagaatgcatacttggaccaagggcattatttccttcagtttgtcCGCTATGTGACACTTATATTGAAACTATTAATCATTTATTCATTCAATGCCCTTCTTCTAAACTCATGTGGGATCTCCAATTAACTAAACACTGGCTGGATTATTTTATCACCTCCCATGACCTTCTTGATAATCTAAACCTTCTCAGGAAGTACCCCACTGCTTTATGTAAGTTCACCTTCCTAATTTGGTCTCTTTGGAAGGAAAGAAACGATTGTACCTTCAACAATGCATCCTTCAGCCCATTCCGGGTTTTTCACAAGGCAAACTCTGCTTACCATGAATGGCAAACTCGTCTCCAACTTGACTATCATCAGCTTACGGGCACCCCTATTACCACCCTCAATTCCACTTCTCCACCACCTCCTTCCCCTCCAATCATGGTTCGCTGGTACCCCCCTCCACTCGGCACCTTCAAACTCAACTTAGACGGCTCCAGTAAATCTTCTTCAGCAACAGCAGGAATCATCATCCGTAACAGTGAAGGAATTTCGATTTCAGCATGTACATTTAATCTTGGTCAAACTCAAGCGTTCATGGCTGAAGCCATTGCTCTCCACAAAGGTCTACAAGAAGCTAGGCGTCTACAGATCGATAATCTCCTCATCGAATGTGATAATTTTCTTATCATTTATGCAGTTAAAGGGGTGTGGTCGACTCCTTGGAAGATCATCAACATTATTTCTGATATCAAACATCTCCTCAACCTCTTTACCACTTGGGATATCAAGCACATTTTCAGAGAAACAAATTCGGCAGCAGATTGGATAGCAAATGTCGGTCACCTAATTGTTGGGAATATGTATATAGATCCTACTAATAGCCAGAGATTAGCTACTATTTTGTGTAATGATTACTCAGGAGTGACTCTCGTGCGGAGAGGCTCCTAAGTATATTCTCCttacctttcaaaaaaaaaaaaaattcatcagTACGACATTATTATTTTTACCACGCATTATATTGTTGGTATAAAACAAAGTTACATAGTACTAATGATGTAAAACTATCTTTAAAACTTTCTCAATCTTTCTTTGTTAGGCTTTTTTCCCCTTTTGTCAATTTAAAAGACTTTGACCACATCCAAATTTTCATAGTTTTTTGGTCTAATATTTTCGGGACCAAACTCTTGGTAAGATTCTCAGTCCAAGCTGTCAAACCCCGTAAGATTAAAAAACCTAAGACTAGGTTTGCAGAACTAAATGAAATAAAACTAAAACTGATAAATTAGTTAAAATTGGAAGGGTTGACCTGAAATTAATGACGACCTGATTAGATGAGTCGTTTGGTAtaatcaatgatttaaggagctgaaatatataaaataattgtttaaaataaaaaaaggtaAAATACATGAAAACTTAAGGACCTTAAATTGAAACGTTACTCAAATTAACATCTCAATTTTAGTCAGTTTCAATACCTTATAttctactagtcttatatgcacgcgatgcgtgcgagataatatcagaaatttaaattgttttattgCAACTAAtcaccaaaaataataatagattATCTATTTATGTTTAACAATCTCATTATGTATAGCATATATTATGTATATATGATATCTATGTATAGGATATCAATCAAGAATAATCAGCCATAATTGGCGCATAATTAGCGATACTATTGCTGTAAATTAGCAACATGATTGCTGATTATCATGGCAGAATATTGCCTTAATTGTACATTGTATATTTATACTCCTAATCTATGAATGCAAAGATACAGAGTTATCATATCTTACAAATAGTATGCCACAAAATTTGTGGCTTCACTTCTTGCACCGCAGTATTGAATGCTAGATGGTCTCCATAACTGGATGTGACTTCACTTCTTAGAACGCAACTCATTTTACTTTTAGCTTATGTTTGAGTAAGAAGTAGATCTGAATTTCTTGACTCCTCTCTTTGGTCGAACGTATTCAATGGTGTAAGCGAGTGGTGCTGACGTATAGCAATGATTTACTACTACTACTGGAACCGTCTTTACCACCTTTTGATTCCATTAGAACATTCACTCTTCACTAAAGAATGAAACCAGAAATCATATGTCAGCAAATATTGCAAAAATATGATATATTTAGGAGTACTTCGAATAAAAACATCAATCACGCTAAATCATACGTCACCTTGCAAACTCGAAAACAGGAATTTATGAACATCAATCGCATGCCCGTTGATGAGGGAGTTCAAGAAGCCCAACTGCACAGGGCCCAAAAATTTAAAAGGTGTAAGGTTTAAAAAAAGGGCCCAAAAAAATTTACTGCATCTATTATACCTTACATTGGGAAGCTGCATTCTCTTTTATCTTCCTAATGAGGAAAGCCAGCTTCCTCATTGTTTCTCAcgccatcatcatcaatctTCCATCTTCTTTGATCTTCCATTTTCTCCAACAATTCTACTTCAAATTACTAAAATAAAGTATTCCAATTCCCATTAATCTCCCAATTGTCAACGGAAAAATACATATTTTTCTTAATGGCTATGAACATCTAAAAATCAATTCCCATTAAATGTTTCTCATCAAACGTTCTGATTTTTTCCAGTAATGTATAATCTTTTTTCCTACTCCTATATTTAATAGAATAACAGTACTCTAATTATACAAAAATGATGTACACATATAACTGGTGTATTTGAAGAGAAATCAAAAGTTGGAGCAGAGCCTTGGAGGAAGTTCTGAAAATAAATCACTTTGTTACTATATATGGCACTTCAATATTGTTAAATTGTTTAAATTTTATTGTGATTTCTAAATTATGAGCTAATTGATACTCAGAGAATGGCCCAATTTTAATTTTAGAACAGGCCCCTAGAATCTTTAAGAAGGCCCTGATCAATCGAAAACAGAAATCCAATCGAATTATAATATAAAACATCAATATCAAAGCCGattttatagggaaagagtaaACTGAAGACGGGCTTAACTTGTGAAATTAAAACTCAAATTCACAAAATAAAAACTGAGTTTCACATATATTTATTCAAATTACAACGGGCTTTCATAAAGTAGATCAAGGAAGACATTGTAAAAATTATAGCCTAATTTCACtaataattcaaattctttggCAGACCTAGTCGAATTGATTAGGTAACCAAAGAAAATAGCCCAAATATTAAACAAAAACACCACATTCAATTACTTGCcgttaaaaataatataattaattttctCAAAACATACCTAATTGAAAAACGTAAACACAGTATTGACAATGTTTCAACAATTTCACAGATTCCGACTGCAATTAATAACAAAAAACTTAAATggaacaaaaacaacaaaagaaatCAGATCTATAGAATTAAAACTCAAACAACAGAAAATTACAGCCAAAATTATCAAATACATAAACAGATTGCATGCATAAAATCCTAGATGAAATATCCCTAAACAATTTGCATGATATCGAAAATACACAAACTCTAGatccaaatcaaacaaaaactaTAAATAACAACGATTGAAACGGAACAGTTAAAATCAAATCTAAGATCGGAAACATAAAATAAATAGGATCGAAGAAACTTACAGATAAATGGAAAATCAAGGAATGAACCAAAACCAATATCTCCAACCAACAACTCAATCTTCCAGAAAAACAAAGACCCCAGAATAATTA
This Spinacia oleracea cultivar Varoflay chromosome 6, BTI_SOV_V1, whole genome shotgun sequence DNA region includes the following protein-coding sequences:
- the LOC130463624 gene encoding uncharacterized protein, whose protein sequence is MWDLQLTKHWLDYFITSHDLLDNLNLLRKYPTALCKFTFLIWSLWKERNDCTFNNASFSPFRVFHKANSAYHEWQTRLQLDYHQLTGTPITTLNSTSPPPPSPPIMVRWYPPPLGTFKLNLDGSSKSSSATAGIIIRNSEGISISACTFNLGQTQAFMAEAIALHKGLQEARRLQIDNLLIECDNFLIIYAVKGVWSTPWKIINIISDIKHLLNLFTTWDIKHIFRETNSAADWIANVGHLIVGNMYIDPTNSQRLATILCNDYSGVTLVRRGS